The Arachis ipaensis cultivar K30076 chromosome B07, Araip1.1, whole genome shotgun sequence genomic interval CTTCAGTCATATTGATAATCCTCCCACTCCATAGTTGCATGCACTAACTCAATAcctatcaaaaaagaaaaaatatttgatACAATTTCACAAAAACTGTTCCATTTGGCGTACCAATTTGTTATGCAGATTTTAGTAAATTTTAGTTGGTTCGATATCTATGATCTGGGagtgaaacctactcctcttttgtGAGTACTAGTTTTCTTTTTTATGCACCAAAACTTTACTCTAaaagaatgaaaggaaagaaGGAACAAAATGCAAACTAAAATAAAgatctttaaattcaaaaagaaagaaattgaagCAAAGTAAATGCTTCGAATTAAAAAAAGTATACAATTGCCTTCAAGAAATTCGAAGGACTTTGAAATTAAAAATCACAATGCAAGacttaaagaaaaaagaaaatgacTTTTGCGAAAGGAAAATAAATTACATGAAAGTAAATTATAAGAACTTGAAAGAAATGTAAAGATATGGGAGGAATCCTACCGAAAATAAACTCGTGACAAACTCAGAAAATCGATAGGATGTGAGTGTGTGAGAGTATTTTCTAAAAACGAATTCTAACCACTTGCTTCCTCTGAGCCTTGTCAATATATAAATCAATCCAACCAATCTTGTCCTGTGAAGTGCCATCTTTcaagaatttgaaaaaaaaataattgttcTCGCCAAAATATAAAGTCAAATAACTACCCTTGTGCATTACATCATTAAACTTGACATGTCAACCGTCAGTTTCATTCATCAATGTGTTACACCAAATCGAGACCCCTTCTATCAACAACCACTTTTCGAATCGGCATTCTCGAAAACTCGACTAGCAACTCTTCAACTAAGTTACTCTTTGACTAACACTATCAAACAAGGAATTCAAAACCAATAATCAAAATAAGGCCCTTGATAGGGTAATAATgtgtaaatttatttaaaaacaaaaaatctaaATCTAAAGCATTAGATAAAGTGTATTTTTTATTCAAGCTTATGCCATACAATTTgaacaaaaatgaaaattttataaaagGTGACACAACATGAACATTATAATACATTACTCTATATTCATCACACACATAATCAGTCAAAGCATAGCACTCCCAACAAATAATCAGCTACATGATCAAAtttgcaaattaaaaaaaaaaaagagtaagaaaGTCAAAACAATTTAAACGGTCAGCtaccagaaaaagaagaagcaacaacTTGCTTAACAAAGCTGATATACACTCTCAAACTGCGACGAATAGTGGAGCAATCGATGAATATGAAGAAGTCATGCGTAACTGACGCTCATATTTGATTTTTTGCATTTCAATCGAAACACATCTAaaacgaaaaaataaaaaacaaatttaaaaatcacaaaaattcaaaagatagTAGATctaaaaaaaccttagaaaacatcACACGAAAAAtcccaaaatttaaaatttggacaTCAGACATGATCAGACCTTGTTTTCAAAGAGCTTGTTGGGAAGTTCCTTGCAAGATGCCTAGAATCCCTATAGTTGTAGCAGATCCGCTGTTACCACCGTCGCCGTGCATGCTTCCACATCTGCTTCCTTCTTGGTTGCAACCCCTGGCCATATGGCTCATCCCTACCACAGCTGTAGCAAGCAAGCGCCACAACTTCCTCCTTTGTTACAGTTCCAGGCCATGTGACCCATCCCCACCACATCTGTAGCAACCGCCACAGCTACCACGTCCTTCACTGCCACCATCGCGACCCCAATGATGGATTGAAAAAATAAAACGGAGGAGAAGCAACTAGAAGAATGCATTGAACAATGAAAACAGGAGGTTATAAATATACTTTTTTCTTCAATTcaaaactgaaatttaaaattttatgtctTTTTACTTGTTTGAAAAGGTGGAAACTAAATGTAAATGAGAATGAATAAGAAACAGTTGGTattgaaagagaaattgaagGAAGGAGTTGTTAGAAGTCATTAAAATCAAAGAGTAAAATTCACTCGAACATAAATGAATGACTAAATAGGAGAGAGGCAAAATACAGATGAACCAACACTGCATATAAAACACCTTAAAGAATCCAACTCTCATGCCCCCTCCTTTAAGATAAGTCAGCATTTCACTCACCAATAATCTTCTTCTAAAGGTTTAGTATTAGATTACTCACCTCGAATGTAGACAAACTCATATCGACCGTGTGCGTATAAATCAAATTAATCTTTTCATGATTTTAATCATTTTTAGAAATATACTGCAATCTATTTGTAATAATCCTTTAAAACATTGCTGTTACTTATTTAGGACTACTTTTAACTTATTCAAATTTCCACATTTTGAAATTGAAAGACCCTTTACGTCTACAGATAGTCACCAAATAAAAAGACTGACTTAAGCCAAAGATTATTTACATAATTTTCATATTAATGTTACAAAATTATACTGGAGTTTCGCTTTTTCTCCAACGGATATGCAAAATTAGCACTAGTGAAGTTATATTGAACGCCGTCATTGGTATGTATAGCCTACAGGACTGGTGGTTTGATTTTTGATTAAGTGGCTGATTGTACAAACAATGAGGCAGCGAAAACTGCTTAGTAATCACAAAGCGCAGCCTATTTACGTAGACTATACAAGGTATATGGTACAAAATTCCATTGATAGTGGTTGGTCATGGCTATGTTGTTAGAGCAGAGGGAAGGGTTGAGCGTGAGCCAAGTACTTTGCCACCAACATCTGGGAAAGTCTCAAAACCGGGTAAGCAGCTGACCTTGCCATTTGCATCTACTCTTACAGGATATTTCATTAGGTGCCCTTGCATTGGTGCAAAAGAATCAGCTGTATACTTATTCCAGTTCTCTTCAGCAATCTTGTTCACAATTTGGACGCATTCCAAAGTTTCAGGCTCCTTGAAGCATTCATCGATGTAACCCATGTGTTCCGCCCATAAAGACATTCTGTACCCATATACATGACCATGTGGATGCCTCTGTTTCTTAGCCCATGTATGATGGGGTTGATATGCACCCATTGCGATCTCTGTATCTCTCGATCCAGCCATTGATCGTTGATTAATGTTGGCCGATCCGAGTATAACATATTCATCATCCACAACCATTCCTTTCGCATGTACATAAACCATAAAACGGTTGTACTTGGAAGATGCAACCTGATGACCATTCGTTAGAAAGTCGAGTTATATGTAATGCCCCCAACATAAAATAGCAGTTCTAATTACATTATGCGCAATAAGTCAGTCAAATTTGGTTTTGAATAATTACCGTTTCGCTAGTATTCGAAATCACAGAAGCATTTGAGTTTGGAACTTCAGTTAAATTCTCCCTGTTTCCAAGACAGTAAAAGTTCAGGTAGTCTTGTGGATGGCTGTCTTCAAGGTTTGCAGCTTTTAACTCCCGAGCTATGATGTCATACATCATCTGCATAGTTTGTCCCTGAAAATACGAATTCCATTATAATGAATCTATAAGAAATCATCAAATTATTATTTAAACAAAATATCTGTATATGCTTGTTGACAGCTGAGTGTTGTATTCAAACATACATTACCTGCCAAAACAGAATCTCTTGCATTGCCACAGAAGAAGGGACACCTTCAGGAAACATTGGGATGACAATATAAACTGTAAATCTCTCCTTGGATCTAATCTTACTAACTATCTTCAGTGCTAACTCCATAGGAATTAGGTTATCAGCACCTGGTCATTGAACAGAATACTCGATTGTTAGAAAATGTCTTCACTAAAATAACTAATGAAAAAGATCATCAACAAACCGACTAGGTAGGATTTAATTAGGGAAAGCATTATAAAAATGTGAGATAAGAATGGTATTGCAGGCACAACACAAGAGCTAAGTATCAAACATAAATAACATGTGTACTGTTAATCAAATAATCATATAGAAACTTTAGCAATCAAAGTTGTACGAGTAAACAATACCTGCTTCTTTGTAGGATGGCCATGCAAAGGATGATCCGATGAAATATTGATTCTCGATATAAATAAAATGTTGTGCAGATCTTATCGCATGTATGTATGCTGTCTGAATACTCTTGTCAATCACCAAATTTTTTGCACAAACGAGGTTCTGCAGTAAATGGCAATAAAATAAAGTTAACAACAAAGAAAACCTGACggttatgtatttatgtatacCGACAAGTTCATCTTAATCGTATATCAAAGGTTTATAGTAAGTAACCTGATTCTCAGCTTCGAGTACATCCTTAGGAAACCCTTTCACTGAGCCAGAGTCAATAGATCGAAAAACCTGTTAAAATGGCAAATGAAAATATAAGCAAACAAATTGGTAGTTgaaacaaaagagaagaaaatggaAGCTAATAGTTTAGAGGCAACCAATTAGCAACCTGAACGTTCCAATTTTGGGGGTCATCTTCCTTGGAAATCCACAAGTCAGGATGATCATTTGGAACTGACTCAGAAGGACTGAGAATCCAAGAAATGCGTTCCAACTTGATGAGAGAATCATCTTGCCAATACGATACTCTCTTGATTTTTTTACCCAACTCAGACCATCTAGCGGCTTTTCTCCAGCGCTGCTCAAAATTAGTGAGTATATCATACACAGCAGGACCCTCAATTTTGCAATGTAAGTCATGCCATGCTTGCCTTGGACACTTGACTCCTGCCTATTTTTAAAAATGGGAAGTATAAGAACAGTTACTTGATAAGAGCTCATTAGTGATCTTCATATCCCTACCAACAAAGACCTTACAACAAAAGTTTATTCCTAACGAGCACTATGTTGATTGGTGGAAGGATCACATGGAAGTTTTCTATCCAGTAGAGAATGATAAACTTACAGAAAATGTAGGATTATGATGATCATTCTGAAAAACAGTGTCAAGATCTCGGACAATCCTGTGCTCAGGTGTATCATAACGCCCATCACAAAGATCTAGACCACCTATAAATGCGGTTATCTTTCTATGGTTTCCCTGTCCTTGAGTATCAACTATTACACATTTTTGATGATGCGTGAAGAGTGTTCCAACAACCTGAAATATGGTTCGCATCATGGTCAACAAATTATTTAAAACGAAAATTGAAGTTATTGATGGTCATTCTCTCCATGAAAGCAAAACATAGAGtattaaaagaaatattttataTAAGAATGGAAGAGTGAAAAATGTGGACCAAGTAAATGGAAGAGTGCAAAATGGATCAAgtgtaacatatatatatatatatcaatcaaTGCTGAAAGCAATTTTCAGCTAAAAGATAACAAAATATGTGAAAGCTATAAAACCATAGCATAAAGCATGCCTGCTGCCTGAAAATGCTAAGCTTACTGCTGGCATATCGAGGTGACAGCACACATGTTACTGAAGAATGCTTGAAGAACCTTCGAGTTTCTTCGTCATGAGTTTGCATTACTCCATCCTGAAACCAAATAATCATTAGTAACTAGCTTGTGTTAATAAATGCCACAAAAAGGTACAGAAGTCATAAATAAATACATTAGTTTATTAATATTATGCTAAGTATACACTAAAAGCAGCCACCAAAGTCAGtcacagtataaaatatatgttaaaatataaatatacattaaaaatatttaaaccacacatatatttatacacaaatacattaataGTTGATTTTATTGACAAATTTTAGTGtagaaataatatttttgttatggAAAATGTGTTACCGTGTGAATGAAGAATTTATTGTGCGAAGTCTTGTCATCCCAGACCAACATTAAGACCCTAACGCCTTCTTGAGACTTGTACTTGAGCAACTCACCGAGGCTCAAATCTCCACCGCTGGGTAAAGGCCTAGTGGGCTCTCTAACGAGCTTCACCTTATCGTAAATGGACCAACCCACAATGTATACCAAATGATGGGCCTCCAAGATCGAATGGCAGATATCTTCCCAGCACTTACCTTGCTGAAACTCAACTCCATCATCCAATCCAATCTCTGGCAGCATCGAATCCGGCACGTGCGCGTCCTGGTACAGAGTCACCGAACCTCCATGCCGAATCGGAAAATACGTATCCGGAACGGCGAACCGATTAGGTTCTGGTGCAATGTTGGATCTGTACAGAGGAGAATCCTCGCATTTCGTGAATTTCATCTCGAGCTTAACCGCGCAATTAGGTTTCGGAGGCCTACCGGAGGTGCCGATAATCGGGAACCAGCTGCTGACGGTTTCGCCGGATAAGATCTTATCCGCGGAGACGAATGCGACTCCGATCAAGTCTGCGCCGAACATGTCGTTATCTTTGATGTAAAATTCCAGCTCCGTGGCCTGGTGAGCCAGAGGGATCTTGAAATGCTCGTTCCAGGTAGGGTTCTGAGAGTTAGCA includes:
- the LOC107607504 gene encoding phospholipase D delta-like — protein: MVTESKSDTVVYLHGDLDLRIIEARYLPNMDMLSERFRRFFSALNTCTASITGRKKTEKRHRHGKIITSDPYVTVCIAGATVARTRVIANSQNPTWNEHFKIPLAHQATELEFYIKDNDMFGADLIGVAFVSADKILSGETVSSWFPIIGTSGRPPKPNCAVKLEMKFTKCEDSPLYRSNIAPEPNRFAVPDTYFPIRHGGSVTLYQDAHVPDSMLPEIGLDDGVEFQQGKCWEDICHSILEAHHLVYIVGWSIYDKVKLVREPTRPLPSGGDLSLGELLKYKSQEGVRVLMLVWDDKTSHNKFFIHTDGVMQTHDEETRRFFKHSSVTCVLSPRYASSKLSIFRQQVVGTLFTHHQKCVIVDTQGQGNHRKITAFIGGLDLCDGRYDTPEHRIVRDLDTVFQNDHHNPTFSAGVKCPRQAWHDLHCKIEGPAVYDILTNFEQRWRKAARWSELGKKIKRVSYWQDDSLIKLERISWILSPSESVPNDHPDLWISKEDDPQNWNVQVFRSIDSGSVKGFPKDVLEAENQNLVCAKNLVIDKSIQTAYIHAIRSAQHFIYIENQYFIGSSFAWPSYKEAGADNLIPMELALKIVSKIRSKERFTVYIVIPMFPEGVPSSVAMQEILFWQGQTMQMMYDIIARELKAANLEDSHPQDYLNFYCLGNRENLTEVPNSNASVISNTSETVASSKYNRFMVYVHAKGMVVDDEYVILGSANINQRSMAGSRDTEIAMGAYQPHHTWAKKQRHPHGHVYGYRMSLWAEHMGYIDECFKEPETLECVQIVNKIAEENWNKYTADSFAPMQGHLMKYPVRVDANGKVSCLPGFETFPDVGGKVLGSRSTLPSALTT